The Arachis ipaensis cultivar K30076 chromosome B07, Araip1.1, whole genome shotgun sequence genome includes a window with the following:
- the LOC107607913 gene encoding uncharacterized protein LOC107607913, with amino-acid sequence MTHKKKDGSYIHPEARVVSEAIANVERQDGSSKHLSQNDSLAQVLGKEHPGRVRVLGAGPCPTQVFGNAAGQPSGSAESNAEDKRMITELTAKLEEERAKRQSIHKVLGYVVQQLGGNLPVEIAAELAFSGSTPDSSCGGPSSSGNHDPQQKF; translated from the exons ATGACTCATAAGAAAAAAGATGGCTCGTATATCCATCCCGAAGCGCGTGTTGTTAGT GAAGCAATTGCAAATGTTGAGAGGCAGGATGGATCCTCTAAGCACCTTTCACAAAATGACTCGCTAGCACAAGTTCTCGGAAAGGAGCACCCAGGACGAGTTCGTGTCCTAGGTGCTGGACCATGTCCCACCCAAGTCTTTGGTAACGCTGCTGGACAACCGTCGGGTTCTGCAGAGTCCAATGCAGAGGACAAGAGGATGATTACAGAATTGACGGCTAAGCTAGAAGAAGAGCGGGCGAAGAGACAGTCAATACATAAGGTCTTGGGATATGTAGTCCAACAGCTAGGAGGTAATTTGCCAGTTGAGATTGCTGCAGAGCTGGCTTTTTCGGGCAGTACACCGGACTCGTCATGCGGAGGGCCATCTTCATCTGGCAATCACGACCCGcaacaaaaattttga